In one Dermacentor albipictus isolate Rhodes 1998 colony chromosome 4, USDA_Dalb.pri_finalv2, whole genome shotgun sequence genomic region, the following are encoded:
- the LOC135902207 gene encoding solute carrier family 2, facilitated glucose transporter member 8-like yields MSSTSNHASLKEGQRRGDHGAVATSLCHVPEDQRKASPQVSTVAALGAAAVKAPPMEAGTASSIAPSAQTAEPLSEARAASAAPTGPTEMNSIKSGDPEKAGVAHCRPVISATMRASPTSEFTCSRAKAAHETFAMACALHAGASATDTFVSMPAHVTAAESSVATPEAMGVYFSSDAMGQSFAVEQAKKPTWEAPHANRATTCATVPVVADVHLAATPSTATLSGGETAVIVAPDNVGTATEARRRLYLSVAVTYLAALSFGLAIAYSSPALPGIRKAMEFSDSDSGWFGSLVTLGAVIGGLSGGRQLSKIGRRGTLIASSLWYMGGWACLAVATPKAALFVGRLLTGVGTGMVALAITVFISEISPAELRGLLNTGANLVLCSGTLLVFVLGKVFSFWVLAVCCMLPAATMSVSLLWCHESPRWLLKNGWRDRAAAALRFYVGPFAAAELAAMEQAVARRGGDAVTSFTIQDLTSPHVYRSILCVLLAMSMQQLSAISVIITFAQDIFEEAGTSVSAENAAIAVAAIQVVMVAVATVLADRLGRKVLLLFSSAVSSVSLAVLGLSFHIKTAVGDKFVEAFGWLPLTSLCTFFVGYSVGLGPLPWVLLGEMIPLKAKGFATGACTAILFAEGFILTISYNSIRSILGTAATYWMFSASLAVSFVLVFIFVPETKGKDLEQIERLFGRTMSSPLGSLVKSDASNAK; encoded by the exons ATGTCGTCAACGAGCAACCACGCATCTTTAAAGGAGGGACAACGCAGAGGGGACCACGGCGCTGTCGCCACAAGCCTATGCCATGTTCCTGAAGATCAGCGGAAAGCCAGCCCACAAG TTTCGACCGTGGCTGCACTGGGTGCCGCAGCTGTGAAAGCGCCGCCGATGGAAGCGGGCACCGCATCATCGATCGCACCCTCCGCCCAGACCGCCGAACCACTTAGCGAGGCTAGAGCGGCTTCTGCTGCGCCAACTGGCCCCACAGAAATGAACTCAATCAAGAGCGGTGACCCAGAGAAGGCTGGTGTAGCGCACTGTCGGCCCGTTATCTCCGCCACTATGCGGGCTTCTCCGACGAGCGAGTTTACCTGCAGTCGTGCGAAAGCAGCGCACGAAACTTTTGCGATGGCTTGTGCTCTGCATGCAGGCGCCTCCGCTACAGACACCTTCGTGTCGatgcctgcgcacgtgaccgctgCTGAAAGCTCAGTTGCTACGCCGGAGGCCATGGGCGTGTATTTCAGCTCGGACGCAATGGGCCAAAGCTTTGCCGTTGAACAGGCGAAAAAGCCCACATGGGAAGCTCCACACGCGAACAGGGCGACCACATGTGCCACAGTTCCTGTCGTCGCGGATGTGCACTTGGCAGCAACTCCGAGCACCGCAACACTGTCTGGCGGTGAAACCGCTGTTATCGTTGCGCCGGACAATGTGGGTACAGCGACGGAAGCCCGCAGGCGGCTGTACTTGAGCGTGGCGGTAACCTACTTGGCGGCACTGTCGTTCGGCCTGGCCATTGCTTACTCGTCGCCAGCGCTTCCGGGCATACGAAAGGCCATGGAGTTCAGCGACAGTGACAGCGGCTGGTTCGGCTCCCTTGTTACTCTTGGTGCGGTCATCGGCGGTTTAAGTGGGG GACGCCAGCTGAGCAAGATCGGACGGCGCGGCACCCTGATCGCCTCGTCTCTCTGGTACATGGGTGGTTGGGCCTGCCTGGCGGTGGCCACTCCCAAGGCGGCGCTGTTCGTCGGCCGCCTGCTCACGGGCGTCGGCACCGGCATGGTGGCGCTCGCCATTACCGTCTTCATATCGGAGATCTCGCCCGCCGAGCTGCGCGGCTTGCTCAACACGGGTGCCAACCTGGTACTCTGCTCCGGCACACTGCTCGTATTCGTGCTGGGCAAGGTTTTTAGCTTCTGGGTGCTTGCCGTCTGCTGCATGCTGCCGGCGGCCACCATGAGCGTCTCGCTCCTCTGGTGCCACGAGTCACCCCGCTGGCTGCTCAAGAACGGTTGGAGAGATCGTGCGGCAGCGGCCCTGCGTTTCTATGTGGGTCCCTTCGCCGCGGCCGAGCTGGCCGCCATGGAGCAGGCCGTCGCGCGACGTGGCGGGGACGCGGTGACGAGTTTCACGATACAAGACCTGACCTCACCGCATGTCTACCGGTCCATCTTGTGCGTCCTGCTGGCCATGAGCATGCAACAACTGTCGGCCATAAGCGTGATCATCACGTTCGCCCAGGACATCTTCGAGGAGGCCGGCACGTCCGTGTCGGCGGAAAACGCAGCGATTGCTGTGGCGGCTATCCAA GTGGTCATGGTGGCCGTGGCGACAGTGCTCGCCGATCGCCTAGGCCGGAAAGTGCTGCTCCTCTTCTCATCAGCAGTGTCTTCGGTAAGCCTTGCAGTGCTTGGCCTGTCCTTCCACATCAAAACGGCAGTCGGCGACAAGTTCGTGGAGGCCTTCGGCTGGTTGCCGTTGACCAGCCTCTGCACCTTCTTCGTCGGCTACTCCGTTGGTCTGGGCCCTTTGCCTTGGGTACTGCTGGGCGAGATGATCCCGCTGAAGGCCAAGGGATTCGCGACAGGGGCCTGCACCGCCATTTTGTTCGCCGAAGGATTCATCCTCACTATAAGCTACAACAGCATCCGTTCAATCCTGGGCACTGCGGCGACCTACTGGATGTTCAGCGCCTCTCTCGCTGTCAGCTTTGTCCTAGTTTTCATTTTTGTTCCCGAGACAAAAGGAAAGGACTTGGAACAAATTGAGCGCCTTTTCGGACGCACCATGTCTTCACCTCTTGGATCGCTAGTGAAGAGTGACGCTTCTAATGCTAAATGA